A part of Podarcis muralis chromosome 13, rPodMur119.hap1.1, whole genome shotgun sequence genomic DNA contains:
- the LOC114582071 gene encoding vomeronasal type-2 receptor 26-like, translating to MVTKFYQHTLALAFAVKEINKNQKILPNITLGFHIYDSYYNAMMTYRTTLDLLFKSRRFVPNYICDTQKNLVAIIGGLSSVTSFFIADTIGLYKIPQLTYGTFPPAEGDADQFISFYHMVPNDSHQYMGIINLLEYFGWTWAGLFVAEGDDGENFVRTLESLLSEHGICSAFNQKIPQMGPIDKLTETIGMLRHISLSLANDKISAFILFGESLTIIWMRSIIFLREFENKESSPFRKVWIITTQIDFIVKDLELFQGAISFTIHSKEVLKFNEYLQNLKPDKTEGDGFLQEFWEEAFECTFPNSSVPLEGNEPCTGEERLESLPTTQFEMGMTGQSYSIYNAVYVVAHALHAMYSSRLKQKGMVWDKKFELQDQLSLELHSYLSGITFNNSVGETLSFNGKKQMGGLFDIMNIVTFPNKSFLRVKVGQVGDDALESRKIIIHEDMITWHKGFNQMMPISVCNDCCSPGHQKKRKEGEKFCCYDCAPCPEGKISDRNDMDDCFRCPEDQYPNRNKHGCISKTITFLSYEEPLGISLASIALSFSIVTTFVLLIFVKHRDTPIVKANNRDLTYTLLISLLLCFQSSLLFLGKPGEVACLLRQPAFGIIFSMAVSCVLAKTITVVVAFMATKPGSSLRMWVGKRLANSIVLSCSFIQAGLCTLWLATSPPFPDLDMHSLIEEITVQCNEGSVTLFSCVLGYMGLLAFFSFLSAFLARKLPDTFNEAKFITFSMLLFCSVWLCFVPTYLSTKGKYMVMVEIFSILASSSGLLGCIFVPKCYIILLRPELNNRQQLIRRKN from the exons ATGGTGACAAAATTCTATCAGCATACCCttgccttggcatttgctgtaaaAGAAATCAACAAGAATCAAAAGATCTTGCCAAATATCACCCTtggattccacatctatgatagTTATTACAATGCAATGATGACCTATCGGACTACTCTGGACCTACTTTTCAAATCACGCAGATTTGTCCCCAACTATATATGTGACACTCAAAAAAACCTCGTAGCCATCATTGGAGGACTTAGCTCTGTTACCTCCTTTTTTATTGCCGACACCATAGGCCTCTACAAAATTCCACAG CTCACATATGGAACTTTCCCCCCTGCGGAGGGTGATGCAGATCAGTTCATCTCCTTTTACCACATGGTACCCAATGACAGCCATCAGTATATGGGGATAATCAACTTACTGGAGTATTTTGGATGGACATGGGCTGGACTTTTTGTTGCAGAGGGTGACGATGGAGAGAACTTTGTGCGGACCCTGGAATCATTGCTTTCCGAGCATGGAATTTGTTCAGCCTTCAACCAAAAAATACCACAAATGGGCCCGATAGATAAGCTGACTGAAACAATTGGTATGCTCAggcatatttctctctctttagccAATGATAAAATCAGTGCATTTATACTCTTTGGAGAATCTTTGACCATTATATGGATGAGATCTATTATATTTCTACGTGAGTTTGAAAATAAGGAAAGCTCACCATTTAGGAAGGTATGGATCATAACAACCCAAATTGATTTCATAGTAAAGGATCTTGAGCTCTTTCAAGGTGCAATTTCtttcacaattcactcaaaagagGTTCTAAAATTCAATGAATATCTTCAGAACTTAAAACCTGATAAAACGGAAGGAGATGGTTTTCTGCAAGAGTTCTGGGAGGAAGCATTTGAATGTACATTCCCAAACTCCAGTGTGCCATTGGAAGGCAATGAGCCATGTACTGGGGAAGAGAGGCTGGAGAGCCTTCCTACGACTCAGTTTGAGATGGGCATGACTGGCCAAAGCTAcagtatctacaatgctgtctatgttgtggctcatgctttgcatgccatgtaCTCAAGCAGATTGAAGCAAAAAGGAATGGTCTGGGATAAGAAATTTGAACTTCAAGACCAACTGTCTTTGGAG CTCCACTCTTATCTTTCTGGCATTACATTCAACAACTCGGTTGGAGAAACTCTGAGCTTCAATGGTAAAAAGCAAATGGGAGGTTTATTTGACATCATGAACATAGTTACATTCCCCAACAAGTCCTTCCTTCGAGTGAAAGTTGGACAAGTGGGTGACGATGCTCTTGAATCAAGAAAAATCATCATTCATGAGGACATGATAACATGGCACAAGGGTTTTAACCAG ATGATGCCGATTTCTGTGTGTAACGACTGCTGCTCCCCTGgtcatcagaagaaaaggaaggaaggagaaaaattttgctgctatgattgtgctccatgtccagaagggaagatttcagaccGGAATG ATATGGATGACTGTTTCAGATGCCCAGAAGACCAATATCCAAACAGGAACAAACATGGTTGCATCTCCAAAACAATCACCTTTCTTTCTTATGAAGAACCATTGGGGATCAGCTTAGCCTCAATTGCTCTTTCTTTCtccattgtcacaacttttgtgcttttaatttttgtgaaGCACAGAGATACAcctattgtcaaagccaacaatcgagacctcacctacactctcctcatctctctTCTGCTCTGCTTTCAATCTTCTTTGCTATTCCTTGGCAAACCAGGGGAAGTGGCCTGCCTTCTCAGACAacctgcttttggcatcatcttctccatggctgtttcttgtgtgttggcaaAAACTATTACTGTAGTtgtagctttcatggccaccaaaccagggtCCAGCCTGAGgatgtgggtggggaaaagactggccaactccattgtccttTCCTGCTCCTTCATTCAAGCAGGTCTTTGCactctctggttggccactagtcCTCCATTCCCAGATTTAGACATGCACTCACTAATAGAAGAAATCACtgtgcaatgcaatgaagggtcgGTGACCTTGTTTTcctgtgtcctgggctacatgggcctcctGGCTTTCTTCAGCTTTCTGTCAGCATTCCTGGCCCGCAAATTACCTGAcactttcaatgaagccaagttcattactTTCAgtatgttgctgttttgcagtgtCTGGCTGTGCTTTGTCCCTAcctatctgagcaccaaagggaaatacatggtgatggtggagatcttctccatcttggcctccagttctGGGTTACTGGGCTGCATCTTTGTCCCGAAATGCTACATTATCTTGCTGAGGCCTGAGCTCAACAACAGACAGCAACTAATAAGGAGAAAGAATTAA